In the Helianthus annuus cultivar XRQ/B chromosome 11, HanXRQr2.0-SUNRISE, whole genome shotgun sequence genome, one interval contains:
- the LOC110930805 gene encoding S-norcoclaurine synthase 1: MFGSLSEEVEVKVPVEKAWDLYGSIKLGDIAAKHILERLDVIEGDGGVGTVIKITFKPGSGISYYNEKYTMIDNDNMVRETEIVEGGYLDFGFTLYRVRIEVKDNPNDKTGSSIVKITIEYEVKEEAVDNASLVTMEPFLVLMKFANEHLLSSA, from the exons ATGTTTGGATCTTTGTCAGAAGAAGTTGAAGTGAAGGTGCCAGTAGAAAAAGCATGGGACCTCTACGGCTCAATCAAACTTGGCGATATCGCGGCTAAACACATTCTTGAGCGACTCGATGTCATTGAAGGTGATGGTGGCGTTGGTACCGTCATCAAGATCACTTTCAAACCTG GGTCCGGGATTTCGTATTACAACGAAAAGTACACGATGATCGATAACGATAACATGGTGAGAGAAACGGAAATCGTAGAAGGGGGATATCTGGATTTCGGGTTTACACTATATAGAGTTCGCATTGAGGTGAAGGACAACCCAAATGACAAGACGGGCTCATCCATTGTGAAAATCACAATCGAGTACGAGGTTAAGGAAGAGGCTGTGGATAATGCGTCACTTGTCACCATGGAGCCGTTTCTTGTTCTTATGAAGTTCGCGAATGAACATCTCTTAAGTTCTGCTTAG